Proteins encoded in a region of the Rutidosis leptorrhynchoides isolate AG116_Rl617_1_P2 chromosome 9, CSIRO_AGI_Rlap_v1, whole genome shotgun sequence genome:
- the LOC139867249 gene encoding uncharacterized protein → MSGASTSSSLKVAFSHCVQQVRNYDYHHYLCLLELPATMRRAGFALRAFNVETSRAMDVSSDPKIGLMRLLWWQDAIDKIYKNKVIEHPTVRALSSIVSEHKISKIWLKRSVGARINDAQRDVDHIYQTVEDLEKYAEDTCSTILYTTLQAGGITSTAADHAASHIGKASGLLLLIKSIPYHANRNHQFCYVPINVAEKHGLLVKQGDRFEIRTDSREKLCDAVFDMASTANAHLQKAQALAESVPKEARSILLPAVPSQVILDSLSRVGFDVFDPRLNRGILGVPPLLFQLKLKWHSWRGVY, encoded by the coding sequence ATGAGTGGTGCTTCAACATCTAGCAGCTTAAAAGTTGCATTTTCACACTGTGTACAACAAGTCAGAAACTATGACTACCATCACTATCTCTGCTTACTTGAACTACCTGCAACTATGCGTCGTGCTGGTTTTGCTCTACGTGCATTCAACGTTGAAACATCGCGAGCAATGGACGTTTCATCCGACCCCAAAATCGGGTTAATGCGTCTTCTTTGGTGGCAAGATGCCATTGACAAGATCTACAAAAATAAAGTAATCGAACATCCGACTGTACGTGCACTTTCATCCATCGTATCTGAGCATAAAATTAGCAAAATCTGGTTGAAACGGTCCGTTGGGGCCCGCATAAACGACGCCCAAAGGGATGTTGACCATATTTATCAAACAGTTGAAGATTTGGAGAAATACGCAGAAGATACATGTTCGACTATTTTGTATACAACTCTTCAAGCAGGCGGTATAACCTCGACTGCTGCGGATCATGCGGCGTCACATATTGGTAAAGCAAGTGGACTTTTGTTGTTAATTAAATCAATTCCTTATCATGCTAATCGTAATCATCAGTTTTGTTATGTACCGATTAATGTGGCTGAAAAACATGGATTATTAGTAAAACAAGGAGATAGGTTTGAGATAAGAACAGATTCGCGTGAGAAGCTTTGTGATGCGGTTTTTGATATGGCGTCTACGGCTAATGCTCATTTACAGAAGGCTCAAGCATTGGCTGAATCGGTGCCTAAAGAGGCTCGATCGATACTTTTGCCTGCTGTGCCTTCGCAGGTAATTTTGGATTCGTTGAGTCGTGTAGGGTTTGATGTTTTTGATCCGAGGCTGAATCGAGGGATTTTGGGTGTGCCTCCATTGTTGTTTCAGTTGAAACTGAAGTGGCATTCATGGAGGGGTGTTTACTGA